In one Rutidosis leptorrhynchoides isolate AG116_Rl617_1_P2 chromosome 8, CSIRO_AGI_Rlap_v1, whole genome shotgun sequence genomic region, the following are encoded:
- the LOC139863077 gene encoding uncharacterized protein: MGDRKKNGKKSKCTDSNWPLIKPKSNLRITRLKDLDLFTVQNFLTSAESSAFIRAAESIGFVHQGSLGPTYGEAYRDNDRIAVNDPVLANTLWECGLNKLFTHLTIRGKVAVGLNPNIRLYRYKVDQRFGRHIDESVDIGEGKHTHYTLLIYLNGDGEFKHKSDVNGSDDSCEPLVGGETVFYGPRSSLVAEVTPTQGMALFHIHGAKCMLHESRNVTKGVKYILRSDVAFA, from the exons ATGGGGGATCGAAAGAAAAACGGGAAGAAATCGAAGTGCACGGACTCCAATTGGCCACTGATTAAACCTAAATCCAATCTCCGTATCACTCGCCTCAAAGATCTCGATCTCTTTACT GTGCAAAATTTTTTGACATCTGCTGAATCGAGCGCGTTTATAAGAGCTGCAGAATCGATTGGTTTTGTTCACCAAGGGAGTCTAGGCCCAACTTATGGTGAAGCCTATAGAGACAATGATCGTATAGCTGTAAACGATCCTGTTCTTGCTAATACATTATGGGAATGTGGACTTAACAAGCTATTTACTCATCTTACGATTCGGGGCAAAGTTGCTGTTGGGTTAAACCCAAATATTAGACTTTACAG GTACAAGGTTGATCAACGTTTTGGCCGGCATATTGATGAAAGCGTTGATATTGGTGAAGGAAAACACACTCATTATACTTTGCTAATATATCTTAATGGTGATGGTGAGTTTAAACATAAATCGGATGTCAACGGTTCAGATGATTCGTGTGAACCATTAGTTGGAGGTGAAACTGTGTTTTATGGTCCTAGAAGTAGCCTTGTAGCCGAG GTGACTCCTACTCAAGGAATGGCCCTGTTTCATATCCACGGAGCCAAGTGCATGTTACATGAATCACGCAATGTTACAAAAGGTGTCAAGTATATTTTAAGGTCAGATGTTGCATTTGCGTGA
- the LOC139863136 gene encoding protein HOTHEAD-like codes for MNYTRQRTFVYHLSIPILLASILFFSSSSNSEKAPYATFAKSATQAPEKASYDYIVVGGGTSGCASAATLSQGAKVLVLERGDLPYGIPFVNTINGFMVTLANLGPTSASQTFVSTDGVISQRARVLGGGSALNAGFFTRASQDFVFKAGWDPALVKESYEWVEKKVAFKPKVLAWQAAVRDGLLEAGILPDNGFTYEHLYGTKVGGSIFDQNGKRHTAADLLEYADPSNITVYLNATVHRILFKTEGPERRVRGVLYVDTYGKRHKALLNEGSLMNEVILSAGTLGSTQLLMLSGIGPSEHLTGHGIKMVLDQPMVGQGLSDNPMNLVLIPSKKPVEVSLIEVVGITRFGSFIESISTNINLQSIHNIGSQFRHVVNKTANLDKIKSIIGQHFNFDQSGVNVGLILEKVMGPLSFGVLELETKNPSDNPKVTFNYFKDPRDLQSCVEGMETIIKVLESKAFSKFRDPLWSVQDLLDLVVALPLNLRPRHVKAAFNLEQFCKDTVMSIWHYHGGCQVDKVVDHDYKVFGVESLRVIDSSTLLNSPGTNPQATIMMLGRYMGIKMLKERSALEMN; via the exons ATGAATTACACACGGCAACGCACCTTTGTTTATCATCTATCAATTCCCATTTTACTTGCAAGCATCCTATTTTTCTCCTCTTCTTCAAACTCTGAAAAAG CTCCTTATGCTACATTTGCGAAAAGCGCAACTCAAGCTCCCGAAAAGGCATCCTACGACTATATAGTAGTAGGAGGTGGAACTTCGGGTTGTGCATCAGCGGCTACACTTTCACAAGGAGCGAAAGTTTTAGTTCTTGAAAGAGGTGACTTGCCGTACGGGATCCCCTTTGTCAATACCATAAACGGCTTTATGGTCACACTTGCCAATCTGGGTCCCACCTCTGCCTCTCAGACATTCGTGTCCACTGATGGGGTGATTAGCCAAAGGGCCCGCGTTCTAGGAGGAGGGTCTGCTTTGAACGCGGGCTTTTTCACCAGGGCTAGTCAAGACTTTGTCTTCAAAGCAGGGTGGGACCCGGCATTGGTGAAGGAGTCATATGAGTGGGTGGAAAAGAAAGTGGCATTTAAGCCAAAGGTTTTGGCGTGGCAAGCTGCGGTCAGGGATGGGTTGTTGGAGGCCGGAATATTGCCGGATAATGGGTTTACTTATGAGCATTTATACGGGACTAAAGTTGGTGGTAGCATTTTCGATCAAAACGGGAAGAGACACACGGCTGCCGATTTGTTAGAGTATGCTGATCCAAGTAACATAACTGTTTACTTAAATGCTACCGTGCACCGAATATTATTCAAGACCGAAG GACCCGAAAGACGAGTTCGAGGTGTTTTGTACGTAGATACGTATGGCAAAAGGCATAAGGCATTATTAAACGAAGGGTCGTTGATGAATGAAGTAATATTATCAGCAGGCACACTTGGGAGCACACAGTTGTTGATGTTGAGTGGTATTGGGCCTTCTGAACATCTAACCGGCCACGGAATCAAGATGGTTTTGGATCAGCCCATGGTTGGACAAGGCTTATCTGATAACCCAATGAATCTGGTACTTATTCCTTCTAAAAAACCAGTTGAAGTTTCACTCATTGAAGTTGTGGGCATTACCCGATTCGGGAGCTTTATTGAATCCATTAGTACCAATATTAACTTGCAATCGATCCATAATATTGGTTCTCAATTTAGACATGTTGTCAACAAG ACAGCAAATCTGGACAAGATCAAATCGATTATCGGACAGCACTTCAACTTTGATCAATCGGGAGTCAACGTAGGTCTAATTCTTGAAAAGGTGATGGGCCCACTCTCTTTCGGGGTTCTTGAGCTCGAAACGAAAAACCCTAGTGATAATCCAAAAGTCACATTTAACTACTTCAAAGATCCTAGAGACCTACAATCATGTGTTGAAGGTATGGAAACCATTATAAAGGTGTTGGAATCGAAAGCATTTTCAAAGTTTCGTGATCCTTTATGGTCGGTACAAGATTTGCTTGATTTGGTTGTTGCTCTACCTCTCAATTTAAGACCTAGACATGTTAAAGCTGCGTTTAACTTAGAGCAATTTTGTAAAGACACGGTGATGAGTATTTGGCATTATCACGGAGGTTGTCAAGTTGATAAAGTTGTGGATCATGATTATAAAGTTTTTGGTGTTGAATCATTGCGAGTTATTGATAGTTCGACTTTGCTTAATTCTCCTGGAACAAATCCTCAAGCTACAATTATGATGCTAGGAAG GTACATGGGGATAAAAATGCTAAAAGAAAGATCGGCATTAGAGATGAACTGA